In one window of Dermochelys coriacea isolate rDerCor1 chromosome 3, rDerCor1.pri.v4, whole genome shotgun sequence DNA:
- the CLIC5 gene encoding chloride intracellular channel protein 5 isoform X4 has protein sequence MILWLKGVVFNVTTVDLKRKPADLHNLAPGTHPPFLTFNGEVKTDINKIEEFLEEMLAPPKYPKLAATHRESNTAGIDIFSKFSAYIKNTKQQDNAGLERGLTKALKKLDDYLNTPLPEEIDADSTEEEKVSKRKFLDGDELTLADCNLLPKLHVVKIVAKKYRNYEFPTEMTGLWQYLKNAYARDEFTNTCAADKEIEQAYADVAKRLSKF, from the exons ATGATCCTCTGGCTCAAAGGGGTTGTATTTAATGTCACCACAGTTGACCTGAAAAG AAAGCCAGCTGATCTACACAATTTGGCCCCTGGCACCCACCCACCATTCTTGACTTTTAATGGAGAGGTCAAGACGGACATCAACAAAATCGAAGAGTTCCTGGAGGAGATGCTTGCACCTCCAAA GTACCCCAAGCTGGCTGCTACACATCGTGAATCAAACACTGCAGGGATAGATATCTTCTCCAAATTCTCTGCATACATAAAAAACACCAAGCAGCAGGACAACGCTG gCCTTGAGAGAGGTTTGACAAAGGCATTAAAGAAGCTGGATGACTATCTGAACACCCCTCTGCCTGAAGAAATTGATGCAGACAGCACTGAAGAGGAGAAAGTGTCTAAACGCAAGTTTCTGGATGGGGATGAGCTGACGCTTGCCGATTGCAATCTTCTGCCCAAACTTCATGTTGTTAAG ATTGTAGCTAAGAAATATCGCAACTATGAGTTCCCAACAGAGATGACGGGGCTATGGCAATACCTGAAGAATGCTTATGCCAGGGATGAATTCACCAACACCTGTGCTGCGGACAAAGAAATTGAGCAAGCGTATGCAGATGTGGCCAAGCGGCTCAGCAAATTCTAA
- the CLIC5 gene encoding chloride intracellular channel protein 5 isoform X3, protein MTDSVPANGEGKDPDIELFVKAGIDGESIGNCPFSQRLFMILWLKGVVFNVTTVDLKRKPADLHNLAPGTHPPFLTFNGEVKTDINKIEEFLEEMLAPPKYPKLAATHRESNTAGIDIFSKFSAYIKNTKQQDNAGLERGLTKALKKLDDYLNTPLPEEIDADSTEEEKVSKRKFLDGDELTLADCNLLPKLHVVKIVAKKYRNYEFPTEMTGLWQYLKNAYARDEFTNTCAADKEIEQAYADVAKRLSKF, encoded by the exons GCTGGTATAGATGGAGAGAGTATTGGGAATTGTCCTTTTTCACAGCGTCTCTTCATGATCCTCTGGCTCAAAGGGGTTGTATTTAATGTCACCACAGTTGACCTGAAAAG AAAGCCAGCTGATCTACACAATTTGGCCCCTGGCACCCACCCACCATTCTTGACTTTTAATGGAGAGGTCAAGACGGACATCAACAAAATCGAAGAGTTCCTGGAGGAGATGCTTGCACCTCCAAA GTACCCCAAGCTGGCTGCTACACATCGTGAATCAAACACTGCAGGGATAGATATCTTCTCCAAATTCTCTGCATACATAAAAAACACCAAGCAGCAGGACAACGCTG gCCTTGAGAGAGGTTTGACAAAGGCATTAAAGAAGCTGGATGACTATCTGAACACCCCTCTGCCTGAAGAAATTGATGCAGACAGCACTGAAGAGGAGAAAGTGTCTAAACGCAAGTTTCTGGATGGGGATGAGCTGACGCTTGCCGATTGCAATCTTCTGCCCAAACTTCATGTTGTTAAG ATTGTAGCTAAGAAATATCGCAACTATGAGTTCCCAACAGAGATGACGGGGCTATGGCAATACCTGAAGAATGCTTATGCCAGGGATGAATTCACCAACACCTGTGCTGCGGACAAAGAAATTGAGCAAGCGTATGCAGATGTGGCCAAGCGGCTCAGCAAATTCTAA